One window from the genome of Pseudomonas sp. L5B5 encodes:
- a CDS encoding alpha/beta hydrolase encodes MNRSLRGCVALALLLGLLQGCSSLLFYPEPGLPFTPQRAKLEYRDITLNTADGLKLRAWWLPAKAGVPVKGTVLHLHGNGGNLAWHLGGSWWLPEQGYQVLMLDYRGFGVSEGEPSLPAIYQDLDAAFKWLDQAPEVQGKPRVLLGQSLGGALAIHYLVEHPERQAQFKAIVLDGVPASYRDVGRYALSTSWLTWPLQVPLSWLVPDGDSAIHSMPRLTGVPKLIYHSLDDQLVPLSNGIRLYQAAPPPRVLQLTRGDHVQTFADPTWRSVMLRYLDDPQHFDGLRRLGEIPNYPATPNSAVEPPESPQ; translated from the coding sequence ATGAACAGGTCACTCAGAGGTTGCGTGGCCCTCGCCCTGCTGCTGGGCCTGCTGCAGGGCTGCAGCTCATTGCTGTTCTACCCGGAGCCCGGCCTGCCATTCACTCCGCAGCGGGCCAAGCTCGAATACCGTGACATCACCCTGAACACCGCCGATGGCCTGAAGCTCCGTGCCTGGTGGCTGCCGGCCAAGGCCGGAGTGCCGGTCAAGGGCACGGTGCTGCATTTGCATGGCAATGGCGGCAACCTGGCGTGGCACCTGGGAGGCAGCTGGTGGTTGCCGGAGCAGGGTTACCAGGTGCTGATGCTGGACTATCGCGGTTTTGGCGTGTCCGAAGGTGAGCCCTCCCTGCCGGCGATCTACCAGGACCTCGATGCGGCCTTCAAATGGCTCGACCAGGCCCCCGAGGTGCAGGGCAAGCCGCGCGTGCTGCTCGGCCAGAGCCTGGGTGGCGCGCTGGCGATCCACTACCTGGTGGAGCATCCCGAGCGCCAGGCCCAGTTCAAGGCCATCGTCCTCGACGGTGTACCGGCCAGTTATCGCGATGTCGGGCGTTATGCCCTCAGCACCTCGTGGTTGACGTGGCCATTGCAGGTGCCGCTGTCCTGGCTGGTGCCGGATGGCGACAGCGCGATCCATTCCATGCCGCGCCTGACCGGGGTGCCCAAGCTGATCTACCACAGCCTCGACGATCAACTCGTGCCTCTTTCCAATGGCATCCGTCTGTATCAAGCTGCGCCCCCCCCCCGGGTCCTGCAGCTGACCCGCGGTGACCATGTACAAACCTTTGCCGATCCGACCTGGCGCAGCGTGATGCTGCGCTACCTCGACGATCCGCAGCATTTCGACGGGTTGCGCCGCCTGGGGGAAATCCCCAACTACCCGGCGACGCCGAATTCAGCAGTTGAACCTCCAGAGAGTCCGCAATGA
- a CDS encoding OmpA family protein encodes MRKQLMIPALLAMSVALAACSTPPNANLENARTNFSGLQSNPQASKLAALETKDAADWMNKADQAYLDKENEKKVDQLAYLTNQRVEVAKETIALRTAEIKLKDAGDQRARAILDARDAQIKQLQSSLNAKQTDRGTLVTFGDVLFATNKSDLKSSGLANINKLAQFLQQNPDRKVIVEGYTDSTGRDSYNQSLSERRAGSVQMALIRMGIDPARIVSQGYGKEYPVADNGSVSGRAMNRRVEVTISNDNQPVAPRSSVR; translated from the coding sequence ATGCGCAAACAACTGATGATCCCTGCCCTGCTGGCCATGAGCGTAGCCCTGGCGGCCTGCTCCACCCCGCCGAATGCCAACCTGGAAAATGCCCGGACCAACTTCTCGGGCCTGCAGTCCAACCCGCAGGCCAGCAAGCTCGCCGCCCTGGAAACCAAGGACGCCGCCGACTGGATGAACAAGGCCGACCAGGCCTACCTGGACAAGGAAAACGAGAAGAAGGTCGACCAGCTGGCCTACCTGACCAACCAGCGCGTTGAAGTGGCCAAGGAAACCATTGCCCTGCGCACCGCCGAGATCAAGCTCAAGGACGCTGGCGACCAGCGCGCCCGGGCCATCCTCGATGCCCGTGATGCACAGATCAAGCAGCTGCAGTCCAGCCTCAACGCCAAGCAGACCGACCGCGGCACCCTGGTGACCTTCGGTGACGTGCTGTTCGCCACCAACAAGTCGGACCTGAAGTCCAGCGGCCTGGCCAACATCAACAAGCTGGCGCAATTCCTCCAGCAGAATCCGGACCGCAAGGTGATCGTCGAAGGCTACACCGACAGCACCGGTCGCGACTCCTACAACCAGTCGCTGTCCGAGCGCCGTGCCGGCTCGGTACAGATGGCCCTGATCCGCATGGGTATCGACCCTGCGCGCATCGTTTCCCAGGGCTATGGCAAGGAATACCCGGTTGCCGACAACGGCAGCGTCTCCGGCCGCGCCATGAACCGTCGCGTGGAAGTGACCATTTCCAACGACAACCAGCCAGTGGCACCGCGCTCTTCGGTCCGCTGA
- a CDS encoding DUF4398 domain-containing protein: protein MELKTMKISTAKSSFTSLRGLKLAALALGSSMVLAGCAGNPPSEQYAVTQSAVNSAVTAGGTEFAAVEMKAAQDKFKQAEIAMHDKNYDEARRLAEQAEWDARVAERKAQAAKAEQALKDSQKGVQELRQEGMRSVQ from the coding sequence ATGGAGTTGAAGACCATGAAGATCAGCACTGCCAAATCCTCGTTCACCTCTCTGCGCGGACTGAAACTGGCCGCGCTGGCCCTCGGTAGCAGCATGGTACTGGCCGGTTGTGCCGGGAACCCGCCCTCCGAGCAGTACGCGGTCACCCAATCTGCGGTCAATAGCGCAGTAACCGCGGGCGGCACCGAGTTCGCCGCAGTGGAAATGAAGGCGGCGCAGGACAAGTTCAAGCAAGCCGAAATCGCCATGCACGACAAGAACTACGACGAGGCTCGTCGCCTGGCTGAACAGGCCGAGTGGGATGCCCGGGTTGCCGAGCGCAAGGCACAGGCCGCCAAGGCCGAGCAGGCGCTGAAGGACTCCCAGAAAGGCGTTCAGGAACTGCGTCAGGAAGGTATGCGCAGCGTGCAGTAA
- a CDS encoding flavohemoglobin expression-modulating QEGLA motif protein codes for MDDYQQTIRTLSDRIVLAQTPIRVLDAVKWDESIRKGFLKAKGKEMPAVDRSYYEGRPLSFDSAAVKLEFQNIERDITRQLGQFNPVGQIMRRMCKEYRMVVRMLEARGTADFGLISQELYGAASDAFHAGDPTLADLGLMMSDYLNNIDGRGDLKDEPKTLNAKDAVSLLQSRLNKVFGEAEETIRVFESDGIVADAAAGADYIKIRSDAMFNDRDVRALEVHEGLVHVGTTLNGLNQPICTFLAKGPPSSTVTQEGLAILMEIITFASYPSRLRKLTNRTRAIHMVEEGADFLQVFEFFREQGFEMAESYGNASRVFRGSVPTGLPFTKDLSYLKGFIMVYNYIQLAVRKGKLEQVPLLFCGKTTLEDMRTLRQLVDEGLVVAPKYLPDQFRDMNALSAWMCFSNFLNHLSLDRIEADYSNIL; via the coding sequence GTGGACGACTACCAGCAGACGATACGCACTTTGTCCGATCGCATAGTGCTGGCACAGACACCGATCCGCGTGCTGGATGCGGTGAAGTGGGACGAGAGCATCCGCAAAGGTTTTCTCAAGGCCAAGGGCAAGGAAATGCCGGCAGTGGACCGGTCCTACTACGAAGGGCGCCCGCTGTCCTTCGACTCCGCTGCGGTGAAGCTGGAGTTCCAGAACATCGAGCGCGATATCACCCGCCAGCTGGGCCAGTTCAACCCGGTGGGACAGATCATGCGTCGCATGTGCAAGGAGTACCGGATGGTGGTGCGCATGCTCGAGGCCCGTGGCACCGCTGACTTCGGCCTGATTTCCCAGGAGCTGTATGGCGCGGCCTCGGACGCCTTCCATGCCGGCGATCCGACCCTGGCGGACCTCGGGTTGATGATGTCCGACTACCTGAACAACATCGATGGCCGTGGCGATCTCAAGGACGAGCCCAAGACCCTCAATGCCAAGGACGCGGTGAGCCTGCTGCAGAGCCGACTGAACAAGGTGTTCGGCGAGGCCGAGGAAACCATCCGGGTGTTCGAGTCCGACGGCATCGTCGCCGATGCGGCGGCAGGCGCGGACTACATCAAGATCCGCAGCGATGCGATGTTCAACGACCGTGACGTACGGGCGCTGGAAGTCCACGAGGGGCTGGTGCACGTGGGCACGACCTTGAATGGCCTGAACCAGCCGATCTGCACCTTCCTGGCCAAGGGCCCGCCCTCGTCGACGGTGACGCAGGAGGGCCTCGCGATCCTCATGGAGATCATCACCTTCGCCTCTTACCCCAGCCGCCTGCGCAAGCTGACCAACCGTACCCGGGCCATCCACATGGTCGAGGAGGGGGCGGACTTCCTGCAGGTGTTCGAGTTCTTTCGGGAGCAGGGGTTCGAGATGGCCGAGAGCTATGGCAACGCTAGCCGGGTATTTCGCGGTTCGGTGCCCACGGGACTGCCTTTTACCAAGGACTTGTCCTATCTCAAGGGCTTCATCATGGTTTACAACTACATTCAGCTGGCTGTGCGCAAAGGCAAGCTGGAGCAGGTGCCGTTGCTGTTCTGCGGCAAGACCACCCTGGAAGACATGCGCACCTTGCGCCAGCTGGTGGACGAAGGGCTGGTGGTGGCGCCCAAGTACCTGCCCGATCAGTTCCGCGACATGAACGCCCTGTCGGCATGGATGTGTTTCTCCAACTTCCTCAATCATCTGAGCCTGGACCGGATCGAGGCCGACTATTCCAACATCCTTTGA
- the tsaB gene encoding tRNA (adenosine(37)-N6)-threonylcarbamoyltransferase complex dimerization subunit type 1 TsaB: protein MSTLLALDTATEACSVALLHDGKITSHYEVIPRLHAQKLLPMIKELLANAGTTLQAVDAIAFGRGPGAFTGVRIAIGVVQGLAFALERPVVPVSNLAVLAQRALREHGATQVAAAIDARMDEVYWGCYQEVAGEMRLVGDEAVLPPEVAALPDGSSGDWFGAGTGWGYAERIAVALKGQDAGMLPHAEDLLTLARFAWERGEAILADDAQPVYLRDKVATPKAR, encoded by the coding sequence ATGAGCACCTTGCTGGCCCTGGACACCGCGACTGAAGCTTGCTCCGTTGCCTTGCTGCATGACGGCAAGATCACGAGCCATTACGAGGTGATCCCACGCCTGCATGCCCAGAAGCTGTTGCCGATGATCAAGGAACTGCTGGCCAATGCTGGCACCACTTTGCAGGCCGTGGATGCCATTGCTTTCGGTCGTGGTCCGGGTGCCTTCACCGGGGTGCGGATCGCCATTGGCGTGGTGCAGGGCCTGGCTTTTGCCCTGGAGCGCCCCGTCGTGCCGGTTTCCAACCTGGCGGTGCTGGCCCAGCGCGCATTGCGCGAACACGGCGCGACCCAGGTCGCGGCGGCCATCGATGCCCGGATGGACGAAGTCTATTGGGGCTGCTACCAGGAAGTGGCTGGCGAAATGCGCCTGGTGGGCGATGAGGCGGTCCTGCCTCCCGAAGTTGCCGCCTTGCCCGACGGTAGCAGCGGCGACTGGTTCGGGGCCGGTACCGGCTGGGGTTATGCCGAACGCATCGCGGTCGCTCTCAAGGGCCAGGACGCGGGCATGCTGCCTCATGCCGAGGACCTGCTGACCCTGGCCCGCTTTGCCTGGGAGCGTGGCGAGGCGATCCTTGCCGATGATGCCCAGCCGGTCTACCTGCGGGACAAGGTCGCCACCCCCAAGGCCCGTTGA
- a CDS encoding DUF72 domain-containing protein — protein MMLPYFLGCPSWSENAWREYLYPEDARPNDFLGLYSQVFNAVEGNTTFYARPAPATVERWAQIMPGHFRFTAKFPGDISHGGDLREQLTSAESFVQLLSPLGERISPLWLQLPATFAPQRLAELAGFIDGLQRPLAVEVRHAEFFARGDAERRLNRLLLDRGVERICLDPRALFSCTSTTPAVLHAQSKKPRVPPRPAAFTQFPQVRFIGHPELEANDPFLVPWLDKVAGWIEEGRTPYVFLHTSDNRMAAELARRFHARLMQRLPGLPALPELYREPAAEQLGLL, from the coding sequence CTGATGCTGCCCTATTTTCTCGGTTGTCCTTCCTGGAGCGAAAACGCCTGGCGCGAGTACCTGTACCCGGAAGACGCGCGGCCCAACGACTTCCTCGGCCTGTACTCCCAGGTATTCAATGCCGTCGAAGGCAATACCACCTTCTATGCCCGGCCCGCGCCAGCCACGGTGGAACGCTGGGCGCAGATCATGCCCGGGCATTTTCGCTTCACTGCCAAGTTCCCGGGTGATATCAGCCACGGTGGCGATCTGCGCGAGCAACTGACGAGTGCCGAAAGCTTCGTCCAGTTGCTCAGCCCGCTGGGCGAGCGGATATCGCCGCTGTGGTTGCAACTGCCGGCCACCTTCGCGCCGCAGCGCCTGGCCGAACTGGCAGGCTTCATCGATGGCTTGCAGCGGCCGCTGGCGGTGGAGGTGCGGCATGCGGAGTTCTTCGCCAGGGGAGACGCCGAGCGCAGGCTCAATCGGTTGTTGCTCGACCGTGGCGTCGAGCGCATCTGCCTCGACCCACGGGCCTTGTTCAGCTGCACCTCGACGACCCCGGCGGTGCTGCATGCCCAGTCGAAAAAGCCCAGGGTGCCGCCCCGTCCGGCCGCCTTCACCCAGTTTCCCCAAGTGCGTTTCATCGGTCATCCAGAGCTTGAAGCCAATGACCCGTTCCTGGTGCCCTGGCTCGACAAGGTCGCCGGATGGATCGAGGAGGGGCGTACTCCCTATGTGTTCCTGCACACGTCCGACAACCGCATGGCTGCCGAACTGGCGCGGCGTTTTCATGCGCGCCTGATGCAACGTTTGCCTGGCCTGCCCGCTTTGCCTGAGTTATACAGAGAGCCCGCCGCGGAGCAGCTCGGTCTGCTCTGA
- the adk gene encoding adenylate kinase: MRVILLGAPGAGKGTQAKFITEKFGIPQISTGDMLRAAVKAGTELGLKAKSVMDSGGLVSDDLIINLVKERISQSDCAQGFLFDGFPRTIPQAEALVKAGIELDHVVEIAVDDEEIVQRIAGRRVHEASGRVYHTVYNPPKIAGKDDITGEDLVQRKDDTEETVRHRLSVYHSQTKPLVEFYQQLAASQGKPQYSHIPGVGSVEVITAKVLEALS, encoded by the coding sequence ATGCGCGTAATTCTGCTGGGAGCTCCCGGGGCCGGTAAAGGTACTCAGGCAAAGTTCATCACCGAGAAGTTCGGCATTCCCCAGATCTCCACCGGCGACATGCTGCGTGCTGCGGTCAAGGCTGGCACCGAGCTGGGCCTGAAGGCCAAGAGCGTGATGGACAGCGGCGGCCTGGTTTCCGATGACCTGATCATCAATCTGGTCAAGGAACGCATCAGCCAGTCCGACTGCGCCCAGGGTTTCCTGTTCGATGGTTTCCCACGGACCATTCCCCAGGCCGAAGCACTGGTGAAGGCCGGTATCGAACTGGACCACGTGGTGGAGATCGCCGTCGACGACGAAGAGATCGTCCAGCGTATCGCCGGCCGCCGTGTGCATGAAGCTTCGGGCCGGGTGTACCACACCGTCTACAACCCGCCGAAGATTGCCGGCAAGGACGATATCACCGGTGAAGACCTGGTGCAGCGCAAGGACGACACCGAGGAAACCGTGCGTCATCGCCTGTCGGTCTACCACTCCCAGACCAAGCCGCTGGTGGAGTTCTACCAGCAGCTGGCCGCCTCCCAGGGCAAGCCGCAATACAGCCACATCCCAGGCGTGGGTTCGGTGGAAGTGATCACCGCCAAGGTGCTCGAGGCCCTGAGCTGA
- a CDS encoding TetR/AcrR family transcriptional regulator: MNRAIAQEGAAGIATAVAESVQYQGRKASRQGSEQRRQEILDAAMRIVVRDGVRAVRHRAVAAEAGVPLSATTYYFKDIDDLLTDTFAQYVERSAAFMAKLWTSNEGLLREMVAYGDGSPDSRSQLADDIARMTADYVQRQLSTRREHLMAEQAFRQEALLNPRLAQLVRSHQQILLQGTCQFFQVLGSREPQQDAKVLTSIIGRMEYQGLLNGAEPMAEEEMLGILTRYMHLVLASM; the protein is encoded by the coding sequence GTGAACCGCGCAATTGCTCAAGAAGGTGCAGCTGGCATCGCCACCGCGGTGGCTGAAAGTGTTCAGTATCAGGGCCGCAAGGCCAGTCGCCAGGGCAGTGAACAGCGCAGGCAGGAGATCCTCGATGCGGCCATGCGCATCGTCGTGCGTGATGGCGTGCGGGCCGTGCGTCACCGCGCGGTAGCCGCCGAAGCCGGTGTGCCGTTGTCGGCCACCACCTATTACTTCAAGGATATCGATGACCTGCTCACCGATACCTTCGCCCAGTACGTCGAGCGCAGCGCGGCGTTCATGGCCAAGCTGTGGACCAGCAACGAAGGCCTGCTGCGGGAGATGGTGGCCTATGGCGACGGCAGCCCGGACTCTCGTTCGCAGCTGGCCGACGACATCGCCCGCATGACTGCCGATTATGTGCAGCGCCAGCTCAGCACCCGCCGCGAGCACCTGATGGCCGAGCAGGCGTTCCGCCAGGAGGCGCTGCTCAACCCGCGCCTGGCCCAGCTCGTGCGCTCGCACCAGCAGATCCTGCTCCAGGGCACTTGCCAGTTCTTCCAGGTCCTGGGTTCGCGGGAGCCGCAGCAGGACGCCAAGGTGTTGACGTCTATAATCGGCCGGATGGAGTATCAGGGCCTGCTCAATGGTGCCGAACCGATGGCGGAAGAAGAAATGCTCGGCATCCTGACTCGCTACATGCACCTGGTGCTGGCTTCCATGTGA
- a CDS encoding pilin assembly protein: MKIRELAQHWEENAKGRLTRTGYRIHLDMEAAARLAALSEMYPKRQTEELLGELIGAALEELEASFPYIQGQHVVAVDEEGDPLYEDVGPTPRFLALSRQHLHLMSSQSDKPRH, from the coding sequence ATGAAAATCCGTGAACTCGCGCAACACTGGGAAGAGAACGCCAAAGGTCGCCTGACCAGAACCGGCTACCGGATCCATCTGGACATGGAGGCTGCCGCACGCCTGGCCGCCCTTTCCGAGATGTACCCCAAGCGCCAGACCGAAGAACTTCTGGGCGAACTGATCGGCGCCGCCCTGGAAGAGCTCGAAGCGAGCTTCCCCTACATCCAGGGCCAGCACGTGGTGGCGGTCGATGAAGAAGGCGATCCGCTGTACGAAGATGTCGGTCCCACCCCTCGTTTCCTGGCCTTGTCACGCCAGCACCTGCACCTGATGTCGAGCCAGTCCGACAAGCCCAGGCACTGA
- the ppc gene encoding phosphoenolpyruvate carboxylase, giving the protein MTDIDARLREDVHLLGELLGNTIRDQYGEGFLDKIEQIRKAAKADRRSTTGAELSASLDPLGEEELLPVARAFNQFLNLANIAEQYQLIHRREESQPAPFEARVLPQLLGRLLAEGHSADALARQLGRLDIELVLTAHPTEVARRTLIQKYDAIAGQLAAQDHRDLTSAERAQIRERLQRLIAEAWHTEEIRRTRPTPVDEAKWGFAVIEHSLWQAIPNYLRKADKALFEATGLHLPLEAAPIRFASWMGGDRDGNPNVTAAVTREVLLLARWMAADLYLRDVDHLAAELSMQQASAALLAKAGDSAEPYRALLKQLRERLRATRNWAHAALGATVTAGPEVLQHNRELLEPLQLCYQSLHECGMGVIADGPLLDCLRRAVTFGLFLVRLDVRQDSARHTAAMTEITDYLGLGRYEDWSEEDRITFLMRELSSRRPLLPGYFKPSADTAEVLATCREIAVAPAASLGSYVISMAGAASDVLAVQLLLKESGVLRPMRVVPLFETLADLDNAGPAMEKLLHLPGYRSRLQGPQEVMIGYSDSAKDAGTTAAAWAQYRAQERLVEICREQQVELLLFHGRGGTVGRGGGPAHAAILSQPPGSVAGRFRTTEQGEMIRFKFGLPDIAEQNLNLYLAAVLEATLLPPPPPEPAWRHLMDELASDGVQAYRAVVRDNPQFVEYFRQSTPEQELGRLPLGSRPAKRRAGGIESLRAIPWIFGWTQTRLMLPAWLGWEAALSKALARGEGELLAQMREQWPFFRTRIDMLEMVLAKADADIARSYDERLVEAELLPLGAHLRDLLSQACAVVLGLTGQSQLLAHSPETLEFIRLRNTYLDPLHLLQAELLARSRKQEAPQGSPVEQALLVSVAGIAAGLRNTG; this is encoded by the coding sequence ATGACCGATATTGATGCGCGCTTGCGCGAAGACGTCCACCTCCTGGGTGAACTGTTGGGCAATACCATCCGGGATCAGTATGGGGAGGGGTTCCTCGACAAGATCGAGCAGATTCGCAAGGCGGCCAAGGCCGATCGCCGCAGTACGACAGGTGCCGAGCTGAGCGCCAGCCTCGATCCCCTGGGCGAGGAAGAACTGCTGCCGGTGGCACGGGCCTTCAACCAGTTCCTCAATCTGGCCAACATCGCCGAGCAGTATCAACTGATCCACCGTCGCGAGGAGTCGCAGCCGGCTCCGTTCGAGGCCCGGGTACTGCCGCAACTGCTCGGCCGCCTGCTGGCCGAAGGGCACTCGGCCGATGCCCTGGCTCGTCAGTTGGGGCGCCTGGATATCGAGCTGGTACTGACGGCGCACCCCACGGAAGTGGCGCGCCGCACCCTGATCCAGAAGTACGACGCCATTGCCGGGCAATTGGCGGCCCAGGACCATCGCGACCTGACCAGCGCCGAACGTGCCCAGATCCGCGAGCGCTTGCAGCGCCTGATTGCCGAGGCGTGGCACACCGAGGAAATCCGCCGTACCCGGCCGACCCCCGTGGACGAAGCCAAGTGGGGATTCGCGGTCATCGAGCATTCGCTGTGGCAAGCCATCCCCAACTACCTGCGCAAGGCCGACAAGGCCCTGTTCGAGGCCACCGGGCTGCACCTGCCGCTGGAAGCCGCACCGATCCGTTTTGCTTCGTGGATGGGCGGCGACCGTGATGGCAACCCGAATGTCACGGCTGCGGTCACCCGTGAAGTGCTGTTGCTGGCGCGCTGGATGGCGGCCGACCTGTACCTGCGGGATGTCGACCACCTGGCCGCGGAGCTGTCCATGCAACAGGCCAGCGCCGCGTTGCTGGCCAAGGCGGGGGACAGCGCCGAGCCTTATCGGGCGCTGCTCAAGCAACTGCGCGAACGCCTGCGGGCTACCCGCAACTGGGCCCATGCCGCGCTTGGCGCGACAGTGACTGCCGGCCCCGAGGTGCTGCAGCACAACCGCGAGCTGCTGGAACCGCTGCAACTGTGCTACCAGTCGCTGCATGAGTGCGGCATGGGGGTGATCGCCGATGGCCCGTTGCTCGATTGCCTGCGTCGGGCGGTGACCTTCGGCCTGTTCCTGGTGCGGCTGGACGTGCGCCAGGATTCCGCCCGGCATACCGCAGCCATGACCGAGATCACCGACTACCTGGGACTGGGGCGCTACGAGGACTGGAGCGAAGAGGATCGCATCACCTTCCTGATGCGCGAACTGAGCAGCCGGCGTCCGCTGCTGCCAGGCTACTTCAAGCCTTCGGCCGATACCGCCGAGGTGCTCGCCACTTGCCGCGAGATCGCCGTGGCCCCGGCGGCGTCCCTGGGGTCCTATGTGATCTCCATGGCTGGCGCCGCTTCCGATGTACTGGCCGTGCAGCTGTTGCTCAAGGAGTCCGGGGTGTTGCGGCCGATGCGCGTGGTGCCGCTGTTCGAAACCCTGGCGGACCTGGACAACGCCGGCCCGGCAATGGAGAAGCTGCTGCACCTGCCAGGTTATCGCTCGCGTCTGCAGGGGCCGCAGGAAGTGATGATCGGTTACTCCGACTCGGCCAAGGACGCTGGCACCACTGCCGCGGCCTGGGCCCAGTACCGGGCCCAGGAGCGACTGGTGGAGATCTGTCGTGAACAGCAGGTCGAGCTGCTGCTGTTCCACGGTCGCGGCGGCACCGTTGGGCGTGGCGGCGGCCCGGCCCACGCGGCCATCCTGTCGCAGCCGCCGGGTTCGGTGGCAGGGCGTTTCCGCACCACCGAGCAGGGCGAGATGATCCGCTTCAAGTTTGGCCTGCCGGACATCGCTGAACAGAACCTCAATCTCTACCTGGCGGCGGTGCTGGAAGCCACCTTGCTGCCGCCGCCACCACCCGAGCCGGCCTGGCGTCACCTGATGGACGAACTGGCCAGTGACGGCGTCCAGGCCTATCGCGCGGTGGTGCGGGACAATCCGCAGTTCGTCGAGTATTTCCGCCAGTCCACGCCGGAGCAGGAGCTGGGTCGGCTGCCCCTGGGCAGCCGACCGGCCAAGCGCCGGGCCGGGGGGATCGAAAGCCTGCGGGCGATTCCGTGGATCTTCGGCTGGACCCAGACCCGTCTGATGCTGCCGGCCTGGCTGGGATGGGAAGCGGCGCTGAGCAAGGCGCTGGCCCGGGGCGAGGGGGAACTGCTGGCGCAGATGCGTGAGCAATGGCCGTTCTTCCGTACCCGCATCGACATGTTGGAGATGGTCCTGGCCAAGGCCGATGCGGACATCGCCAGGTCCTATGACGAGCGTCTGGTGGAGGCGGAACTGCTACCGTTGGGTGCGCATTTACGCGACCTATTGTCGCAGGCTTGCGCCGTGGTCCTGGGGCTGACCGGGCAGTCGCAACTGCTGGCCCACAGTCCCGAGACCCTGGAGTTCATCCGTTTGCGCAACACCTACCTCGACCCGCTGCACCTGTTGCAGGCCGAACTGCTGGCGCGCTCGCGCAAACAGGAGGCGCCGCAAGGAAGTCCCGTGGAACAGGCGCTGCTGGTCTCCGTGGCGGGTATCGCCGCTGGTCTGCGCAACACCGGCTGA